Genomic window (Paenibacillus sp. 37):
ACCTTTTCTCGCCTCAACTTCCCCCGAGGTCAGTTCATATACATCCAGCTTCCGCGCAAGATAACTCTGCCATTCGTGCTGGCCCCACTTGTCCATATCTCGCTCCCTCTCAAAATGTTCAACCAACCAGGATGCCTGACTTAACGGCAACGCCTGATCTAAAAGCAACCAGCGCAGCACATGTCGCCCGCTTCCTCCCTCTAGCCACCAAGTCACATCCACACGAATGTCGAGTGATAACACCAAGCTCCACCCTTCCCCTACACGGCACACATATAAGGCAACCTTCATTTTCTCTCCTCCCCCATCGTACTTACTCCTGAACGCAAAAAAAGCACATGCCAAGCCGGCTGTTCGCCGGAGCATGTGCTTCATGTCCATATTCCATCTTCTTATGATCAATCTACTTATCACTATACCAATTGAATCTCTACATCACAAGGTTAGTCACACAATATGAATCCATCATACAATTCTGCTAATAACCAGAATCTTTCTTTAAAATTGCGAAACTTTTTCCAATCTGAATCGTCTATACTTTTAAATTAAGAGTTCTGACTTCGAAAAGTTTATTTTAGTGCTCATGAACTCACCATACCCAGACAATAACCATAGATTGCATAAAAACCCATTTTTAATTTAAAAGCAGACTTGGCTACAATTACAAAAAAAGACTACAGCTTCTGCTGTAATCTTTTCACTGTAAATCTGCGAAATGATAATCCCATTTCCCGTTCACATGATGATTTATTGTTCTGACTCACGCAAATCAATCAGGCGAAACGTGTGATCGGTCTGTGCTACCCGTTCAATATCAGCAGGGACAGCAGGCAGATAAGATGTCTCCATGCCTTGCCTTTGCATAAGCTTTTCAATAATCGTAATCGTTTCCGCTTCTGTACGATCAGCAACAACGGTTAATCTGAAGCTCTTACCACGGTATAATAATTCCCGGCAAAGTTCTCTTACAATGCCTTCGATCCGCCCTGCCTGATTGGAAGGGATGAGCAGAATCTGCTCGAAACCTTCAGATTCCGGACGGGAAAGATGGCGCTGGTGCATGGCATGAACGGCCATTGCCGCCAGGAAGTATATGAGCAGAATCATAGTCAGATGAGCAACCATGGCAACTGCACCTCCTCGGAAGGTCATGCTCACCCATGGCGAACATCCCTGTATACAACAAGTATATGCTGCACTTCCTGAAGGGTTACACTTGCATTTCCTATCACTCATATTCCACGCTGATCGACACCGGACGAAGAAAGACAGGCCAGGTCATTCATTCACGCCTAAGCTTGAACATATGTTCCGCACAACCTTACACTTTGCTCATTTGCAGTGATAAAGTCCATTAACCCGCAGACCAATCCAACATTCTGGAAAGGGCGCGAGTGAACACCAATCTATACTTCGTCTAGGTTGAATCAACCAATGGACTGACTTACCGTAAGAATACTGCTTTACGAAAAACATAAGGTATTAGAGCGTAACCCAACCATATTTGATCGAATTAATAACAGCTTGAGTACGGTCGTCCACTTCCATCTTCTGCAGAATACTGCTGACATGGTTTTTTACTGTTTTTTCACTGATGAACAAGAATTCACCAATCATTTTGTTGCTCTTACCTTCTGCCATCAAACGAAGTACTTCAGCCTCACGACGTGTAAGCGGGTTATTGTCACCAGCAACAAATTTAACACCCGCTTCCTTCGAAGCCCCTTCACTCATTGCCCCTGTTTCATTAAGATACGTCATACGACGCAGCTGCATGATCAGTTTGCCTGTTACTTTCGGATGTATGAACGCATGTCCTTCATGCACGGAACGAATCGCATTGATCAGAGACTCTGCCTCCATATCCTTCAGCAAGTATCCGTTAGCCCCTTTACGAAGCGTCTCAAATACATAACTTTCATCATCATGAATGGACAAGATAATGACTTTGACATCAGGGAACAGCTCACGCAATTTCTCCGTTGCTTCAACCCCGTTTTCGATTGGCATGTTGATATCCATCAATACGATATCAGGTTTATCCTGATTGCAGAATTCGAGCACTTGAATACCATCGCCGCATTCGCCGATGACCTCAATGTCGTCCTCCATATTTAAAATGCGTTTCAGTCCCTCACGGAACAGCTGATGATCATCAGCCAATAGAACTTTAATCGATGCTTTACCAGTATCACGGTTTTCCATCATCCTGCTACTCCTTTCCCTTATCCACGTTTGTCGGGATATGAATCACTATTTTGGTTCCTTGATTTTCTCCGGATTCAATCTCTATTCTTCCTTCTAACAGTTCAACCCGTTCTCTCATCCCAATCAGACCGAAGTGGGTATGATCCTTGCTTTTCTTCGCAAGAAGCTCCGGTTTGAACCCAAGCCCATTGTCCTGAACGACAATTTTGACGAGCTGAGCCTGGTATGTAATTTCCACTACAACATATGTGGGATAAGCATGCTTTGCAGCATTCGACAGACCTTCCTGCACGAGGCGGTAGATTGCAGCCTCCATGGCTGAAGATAAACGATGTTCTTTACCTCTTGTTTCAAAAAGCGACCGGATTTTCGTTTTTACCTCAAAATCCTGCACATACTTCCGAAGCGTTGGAATCAGTCCCAGATCATCCAGTGCCATAGGACGCAGATTGAAAATAACTTTTCTCATTTCTTCAAGACTGGAACGAACCTGGCCTTTCAAATCTACTATTTCGGCCTGGACCATCTTAAAATCCTGCTTAATGAGCATTCTTTCTACAATTTCCGTCCTAAGCACTAGATTGGCGAGCATCTGCGCAGGCCCGTCATGAATCTCACGAGCAATACGTTTCCGCTCTTCTTCCTGGGCCAAAATTATTTTCAAACCAATCATTTGTCGATTTTTGGCAGATTCGATGATCCGGGTCACTTGACCCAGTTCACCTGACAGGTACTCGAGTACAACACCCATCTGCGAACCGATGGTCTCGGCACGCTCCACAGAAGCTTCCACATTTTTGGCACGCTTCTGCAGATCATCCCGACGGGCCTTCAGATACATTTCCTTCTCACGATAAATCATCAGATCCAGCTGCAGCTGTGTTGCTTTCTCATACGCCTGCTTGATATCATGCTCGGAATAACGGACAAAGTCGCGGCTAACCTCAGTCAGCCGGATCCGGGAACGGCGGTAGTTCAGCTCCAATTGATCTACTTTCTCGATCGTTTCCGCCGTTTCCTTCAGCACCGACTTTAACTCCTCGTTGAGTGTTTTCAGCTCATCGCGAGTTGCGTCCATAATTTCGAACATTTGATATTTGCTGTTTTCCATGACTTGTATGGCGTTTTTAATGACGCGGTCTATGGCATCGGCTTGTAAATCCACGTTTGTTCGACTCCATTTCTATCGTTTCCGGTATATATCATACCATATCACGATGAGATGGTAACGGTCTTCGTTTTCTGTTCCCATTTTACAGTCAGACCAAGTTGCTCGGAAACGAGTCTGAGCGGGACTAAAGTCCTACCACCCGTTACGTATGGTGCAACAGTTGCGCTCTGTCTTTTACCATTCAGAATGAATTCTTTCTGCCCTACAACCAGATCAATCAGCTTGCCACCACGTAATACCGTGATCCGCTGATTTTTGCTATCCCAGCTTGCCTGACCACCAAAAGCGTCCAAAACATGTTTGATTGGCACATACGTGGTACCATTTTTCAGTACCGGTGCTGCATCAATGGCTTTTTTCGTTCCATTCATCGTCATCGATTTCTGTCCAAGCACCAGCGAGGCTGTTCCCGTAGGCAATCCAACTTCACTGGATTTGGAAGGCATCGTGAATGCGATGTTGTCAAAAGCAACCGTACCTGATTTCGCACGCTCATCCTGACCTTCTTCCACGTTTACTACATAGACCCGCTTCAGCTTCGCCGGATAGGCGATGTTCAGTCCATTCAGGTCCACGCTCAGCTTCTTCCATCCGTTCCAGTCAATTGCCTTGGCGAGATCGGCATATACCGTTTTGCCATTGGCATCCGTGAATTCGGCACGCAGCCAATTCAGGCTCTTATCTCCCATAACATCCATCGACATCGATGTAGCTGCAGCAGATACTTCTCTGCCGGTAGAACCATTCAGTTGTGCATAAGCATACATTTTGCCTGTTCCAGCAGTCATATCATAATCGAGTTGCAGCACATTCGAGCCGGCTTTTTCACCAGTTCCTGCTGTAACGGTTGCCGTACCTGTTACACCCGCTGCGTTTGTCGTGAAGTTGATCGGATAATTCACATTATCGAAGTTCTCCCAGATTGTTTCGCTTGCAGAAGCCGAGAGTACTACGACTGTACTGTAACCATCATAACGACCAATCGCATATCCCACTTGTGCACCTGAATTAACGGAAGATACGGTTAATTGGTCAGCAGTCACTTTACCTTTGAATCCGATAAATTCCCATGTCAGCGAGTCCGCCGGAACCGTGACACTTTGTCCGCTCTTCGTTGTTGCTGTCACCGGGATGGACATCGTTGTGCCTGCTTTGAGCGAACCAAGACCTGATCCTGCTGTCAGGGAAGCCAACTCACTTCCACCCAGTACCGATACTTTAATGGAGGATGAAGCTCCATTGCTCGTTGCTGTCAGCGTTGCTGTACCTGGCTTCACGCCTTTGATCGTTCCGTTGCTAACACTCACGATACTGTTGTTGCTGGACTTCCATGACATGCTGATATCGCCTGTTGCAATCGGGTTGTAGTAGGTGTCATATCCTTTGGCCGTGTACTTGCCCTCTTGCCCCACCAGCAACGTTTGGCTGCCACTCACGGCAAAGCCCTTCAGTTTACCTGCAGGAGCCGTAGAGAACACACCTAGCGTGTTTACAACCTGACGTTGCTCGGTGCCATACTCTGTGTTAAACGTCAGATCAGCGGTCTGCTCACCCAACGGACGGGTTACCATGGTTGTAGAGCCGCCTCCGTCCAGGTTCATGCCTTTCCAGACACCCACACTGGTCATAAAGGATTGCAGTTCAGTCAGCGACATCCCGCTGCTGTTACTGTTTTTCTCCGCTGCAATGATGTAGACATACCGACCATCCTTGGAGTATCCTACTGCCGTTCTTGCACGAATGCCACCAATGCCGGAAGATGCGATATCACGGGAAAAGGAAGCTGCCTTGCCACCGTTCACAAGAATCGTATGACCGCCAATCATCATCTCCAGGTTACTTGGATCGACCGATTGCCCAGTTGTTTTAGCTTTCAGCTTGTAATCCGCATCCAAGGTTTGCCCAACAGATAGATGGCTCATGATCCATGTCGCTGCTGTTCCATGCGCACGCAAAATGTACCCATCCTTCGGCACCGTCATGTTTAACGCTTTTTTATCCGAGATTTGGGTAATTACTCCGTTCTGCACGAGAACCTCTGTCGGCGTTGTGGAAGGATCATTTGGACGTTTGGAGGAGGTCCATGCCGGTGTATAAATATACATCGAGTTGGCATGACTATATTTCACCGCGCCCGACTCTACCGTATAATCCTCTTTATTTATCCCACGCAAAGCAAAAGTTGAACCATCCTGCGCCTTCACTGTTCCGTCAAAGGAATACTCGTCGATCATCGGTTTGCCATCCTTGGTCACCGTGAGGGCATACATGCCCGACAGTTCGGATGGTGTGGAGACCAGCACGCCATCGGAGACCTGTCCACCAATCGGCGCGAGCTCCCCGGATACATTGAAGTAATCGCCATTCACAGCAGCTACTGCACCATTTTCTTTAGCCATGGCCCCTGTGCTCTGTTTACTGTTCAGATTACCGCCCTTGCCTGTCATTACATCCAGCTTCACATACGGGTTCTGCAGATCCACCTGGATTACATCCGCCAGTACGTTGACCTTGGAACCGGAACGTGTTGTTGTATATCTGTATTTCATGAGCTTCGCACCCGAAGTCAGAATTTCTTCACTCAACTTGCTTGTATTTGTAGATGCTGCAGCGGCCACCGATTGCCACGAAGTGCCTGACCACATCTGCCCACCTGCACTCATCACCGGTGCAATCCAGATCACACCCGCCAGCGTCACAATTGCCCATTTCTTCGCCTTACTGCCCTTAACGTCTTCTAGCTGTTTCCCATGTTTCCCCAGCATGTCTGAAACGTCTCTCCCATCTTGTATATCAATCTTAGACATCACGAACACTGCCAAGTAGGCAGCTGATAGCGAGATCTCTAGTATACTCTTCTATTAATAGACTGCTTTTTGTGGAAAAAGTTACGCCCCTAGCCAAGATTGAGGTATATATTGGATAATGAGTTTTTCACAAATAGCGTTCTGAAGCTTACAAAATTTCAAGTATTGAATGTAAATCTTGATAAATGAATGATAACTCTCGAAATCTTTCATAATAAATATCTTGGTAATGTTTATAAAAGTTACCCTTTCTACTTTAACGACACTTTTATTTCCCCTTATCTAATTGTAAGAAAATCACAAAGAGTTCAGTAGATATGTATATTTCAAAAAAATACCCCCATAGATGAGCTTTTTAAGTAAGTTCATCTATGGGGGTATAATTATTACATTAATTCATATTATTTACATTTTAAATCAATTTTCTACTTATACAACTCATAACATATTCAATGATTCAATAATTTTTCTCTCCACCAAACATAAAGATCACTTAACATGTTTATATTTCCAACATCATTTAAAGCCCTTGCCGTACAAACATCCACGACTCGAATTGGATTTAGTCGTATCTTCCCTGTCCCAGCCAGTAAGGGTTGATTAACATCAACATGATTTCGTGGTTTATTAATTACCACCCATTTCAGTTTATTGGATGAATGTATCAATACACTGCTAAAATAAATTCCAATATCTATTATTTGAGTTTCTGTATCTCTACTAAACTTTAATACATTTTGTTCTACTTCAGGTCTCATCCAATCCGGTACTAGATCCAATTCTTCTTTTATTTCTTCTATCGTCTTTTTTTTCTGTTCAATCCGAGGAATAAACCATTCCCACAGAGAAATCAAAGAATCTTGACTGAAATCCAGCTGTACATGAGAACCAGATAATTCAACATATTCCTGTAATAATTCAATTCTTTGCGGGATGATCGAAAGGAACCATTCATAATATTCCTTCGCTTCAGTTTTGGACATCACCGAAAAAGGAGTGAATTCAAATGGAATCTGTATAGTTGGATACAATATCTCCACCTCATTTATCATAAATAATATATTGTAAATTATTATTTGTTAATAAATCTAAAAACGCTGATATACTCCTTTAAATGATCCGCCTTGAATAACATCTTCGAGAATCTGCAATATAGCTTTAATATCACCTGAGTTGTCTAAGCTGTATTTGATGCTGTTCTGAGATTGAGAATTTTAATTCTTTTCTGTTCTTCACGAACGTAAATACATCCTTATAGTCCTCAAATAAATAAGAACACCTCAAGAAATGCGCTTCCTTGAAGTGTCCCTATTAATTACACACCTTCATCCTATAGCCCTGGATGTATGACATTACTAATGTAGTTATGGTGTGCCTTTTATAGATATCCTAATTTATCCAAAACCCGTTTCAACATGACTGCTGCCTGTGCGCGAGTCGCGTTCCCTTGGGGTTCAAATGTTCTGGCTGTCATACCTTGAATGATTCCCTCCTGCACCGCTTTGGCAACAGAATCCTTGGACTGGATTTTGTTGCTGTCCTTGAACTTGGATAGAGTGGTAGCAGCTGAAGATTGAAGAGAGACTGTTTTCCCACCGTAGTTCATCGCACGTACCATCATAAGTGCCATCTGCTCACGCGTAATGGGGCGATCCGGTTTAAAGGTACCATCGGTATTTCCCGTAATGATCCCCGCTTCAGCTGCAGCACCGATATAGGCACTTGTCACACTACCGCTGCGAACGTCATGGAAACGACTTGCTGCAGTAGGTTCTCCATTCAGTCCAAGACCTCTAGCGACCAATTCAGCAAATTCCGCACGTGAAATGTTTTCATTCGGTCTATAGAAAGATCCATTGGGTGCACTAATAATCCATTTCGCAGAGAGCTCTTTAATGACTGCACTAGCCCAATGTGATGCCGTATCCTGATAGTTTACGGTATGGGTGACCGGAGCTACCGTCTGATTGCCATTTATCTGGCCTTTTATAACCATACCCCCAACCGTACTTTTAAACGAACTAGGTACGTTGGATAACATAAGCGTAACCGGATCGATATAAGTATATACGGATGTGGCGGTAGGCGTATTTGCAGGTAATTTCATAGACAACTGGCTTTTGAGATCAAGTTCCATACGCTGATTATTGTTTCCATTAAAAGCAAACAGATATACATCCGTGTTATTACCGAGCTTCTGTGCGCCTGAGTTAATAAGCATTCCATCCAACGTACCTGACGCAAGCACGGGTACCGTTTCAAGTTGCACGTAGAAGGATGGCTCACGTACACCTGTTGATGCTCCAGTGGTTCCTACACTTCGACTCATAGCGGTTAAATCCAGATTGGAAAGAGGAACAGTCCAAAGACGATCTCCATATTTCACACCAATGCTACCTGTGCGATAGCTTGCCGCAATCTGTGTCAGTGCATTCAACGGGAATCCAACATACGCAGAAGATTCACTATCGGGAACCTCAAACACAATAGGCTCCATGGTCTTACCGACCGCCGATGCGTATTCAAAGGTCTGGATCAGCTTGGTCGCATCCACATTGAATTGACGAGTAGAGCGATTATTACGTGACATCGCAGACTCGGCAGAAGCCGTATTATTGTTCATCACAAGTAAAGACTGACTATAGCTCGATGCATCTAGTTCTGTTAACCAGGCTGGCAGGGTTTTCGTCTGGCTACTGGTAGAACTATTGTTTGTCTGTTGCAACGTAAGTGGTCCAAATGCCTCTACAGTGACATTCGACGCATCTCGTAACGGTACTGCCCCAGGTACATAACTCACCGTTCCAGTCTGAATTGCTGTCGATGTTACTGCTGAAGTATCCACTTTCAACGTCACCACAGAGCCAGAAGCTGAAGCAGACAATACAGTTGTGGTTGAATTACCAATCACTACACTGAACTGAGATGCTGTTAGTGCCGACTGGGACTGGATTGAATCACGGAAATTAATCTGAACCGTGTCTCCTTGAAGCGTAGCCGACAGGATTTTTCCATTTCCATATGTGTACGTTACAGGAGTCAGATTGAGATATCCTGCCGGGTTATTGTTCAGATCCGTTAATCGCAATGCTCCAGGTACATATGATAACGATATATTTTGTGTATCCTTCACCGCTGAAGCCAGCGTTAACGTGACCAGATCATTTTCGATCTCGGAATCATTAACGAAGACTGGCTTGCCATCGACCAGAACAGAATATTGGCTATTGAGCGGTTTATTCGTCGTGATCAGTGGTTCATTGTAACGCATCCATAACTTGTTACCACTCACCTCAGCACTCTTGAACTCAGGTGGTTTGGTATCAATGGAATTGCGGACATAGAAGCCGCTAAATCCAGCAAGAGCCTGTCCTCGTGTATCTTTTACAGGCCAAGAACCTGGCGTGTATGCAACTCGAACGACTTCACCATCCGTAATGGACCGACTGAGGTTCAATGTCACGACAGAGCTGCCATTGATCGATATGCTATTGATGCCTACAGCCGACTGATCCGCAGTTACGCTGAACTGTCTCGCTGCATCACTTGAAGTGATATATACCGTCTCAGGATAGTACAACGTAATTGTACTGTAATACACGTTACCTTCTCGCGGCTTGGACATGACAGAGTCTAAACCGTTCTCCACATCTCGTGCGCCAAAAGCAGCCGCAGCATTGGAAGACTGATCTGTAAGACGATTACCCGTAGTACCCGGAGTATATGCGATCCGCACAACTTGCCCTACCGCTACACCCGTATCCATGACAACATATACACTGTCGCCTGAGATATAAGTGGAACTGACATTCCTCTTTTCACCATTTACAGTTACAGCATACGTACTACTCAGCGAATTAGTGCTGTACAGCCACTCATCATACGTCAGGCGAATGGTGTTATTGCTATGCATCTTAGCATTTTTCAACACAGGTGCAGTTGTATCTGCACTTAATGTTTTAAAGGCCCATGATGTAGACCCATTAAGACCTGTAAATGTATTTCCTGCTTTATCACGAAACGTATTGGCTGGAATGTCTACCACGTAATTTGTGTTGCTATCCAATGCGTTTGTAGGTGTAATAAGCAATTGTCTATTGTTTGCACTATTAATGGCTGTCTTGGATGCAACGGTTGCTCCATTTGATTTTTTGAGCGTTACATTCTGAATGTAATTCGGATCAAGTTCCTTGTTGAACGTAACTGTTAAATTTCCCGTTAAAGGTGCATTGGTAGTACCGTTTGCGGGAGATACAGTAGATACCATAAGGGACGTCGGATCGGATATGATATTGAATCCCCAAACATTCCCACTAATTGCACTGATATCATTCTCATTACTATCCCGCAAATAACCTTCTGGCATTACGATGTAATATGTAGTGTTGTTGTTCCAGTTATTCGTTGGAACGATCGTAATCGTATTGGTTCCAAAACCTGTAATTCGAGGTGCTCCTGCGTTTACTGGAATCTGCTCAAATACTGTACCACCAA
Coding sequences:
- a CDS encoding stalk domain-containing protein, which encodes MLGKHGKQLEDVKGSKAKKWAIVTLAGVIWIAPVMSAGGQMWSGTSWQSVAAAASTNTSKLSEEILTSGAKLMKYRYTTTRSGSKVNVLADVIQVDLQNPYVKLDVMTGKGGNLNSKQSTGAMAKENGAVAAVNGDYFNVSGELAPIGGQVSDGVLVSTPSELSGMYALTVTKDGKPMIDEYSFDGTVKAQDGSTFALRGINKEDYTVESGAVKYSHANSMYIYTPAWTSSKRPNDPSTTPTEVLVQNGVITQISDKKALNMTVPKDGYILRAHGTAATWIMSHLSVGQTLDADYKLKAKTTGQSVDPSNLEMMIGGHTILVNGGKAASFSRDIASSGIGGIRARTAVGYSKDGRYVYIIAAEKNSNSSGMSLTELQSFMTSVGVWKGMNLDGGGSTTMVTRPLGEQTADLTFNTEYGTEQRQVVNTLGVFSTAPAGKLKGFAVSGSQTLLVGQEGKYTAKGYDTYYNPIATGDISMSWKSSNNSIVSVSNGTIKGVKPGTATLTATSNGASSSIKVSVLGGSELASLTAGSGLGSLKAGTTMSIPVTATTKSGQSVTVPADSLTWEFIGFKGKVTADQLTVSSVNSGAQVGYAIGRYDGYSTVVVLSASASETIWENFDNVNYPINFTTNAAGVTGTATVTAGTGEKAGSNVLQLDYDMTAGTGKMYAYAQLNGSTGREVSAAATSMSMDVMGDKSLNWLRAEFTDANGKTVYADLAKAIDWNGWKKLSVDLNGLNIAYPAKLKRVYVVNVEEGQDERAKSGTVAFDNIAFTMPSKSSEVGLPTGTASLVLGQKSMTMNGTKKAIDAAPVLKNGTTYVPIKHVLDAFGGQASWDSKNQRITVLRGGKLIDLVVGQKEFILNGKRQSATVAPYVTGGRTLVPLRLVSEQLGLTVKWEQKTKTVTISS
- a CDS encoding sensor histidine kinase; translation: MDLQADAIDRVIKNAIQVMENSKYQMFEIMDATRDELKTLNEELKSVLKETAETIEKVDQLELNYRRSRIRLTEVSRDFVRYSEHDIKQAYEKATQLQLDLMIYREKEMYLKARRDDLQKRAKNVEASVERAETIGSQMGVVLEYLSGELGQVTRIIESAKNRQMIGLKIILAQEEERKRIAREIHDGPAQMLANLVLRTEIVERMLIKQDFKMVQAEIVDLKGQVRSSLEEMRKVIFNLRPMALDDLGLIPTLRKYVQDFEVKTKIRSLFETRGKEHRLSSAMEAAIYRLVQEGLSNAAKHAYPTYVVVEITYQAQLVKIVVQDNGLGFKPELLAKKSKDHTHFGLIGMRERVELLEGRIEIESGENQGTKIVIHIPTNVDKGKE
- a CDS encoding response regulator transcription factor; this encodes MENRDTGKASIKVLLADDHQLFREGLKRILNMEDDIEVIGECGDGIQVLEFCNQDKPDIVLMDINMPIENGVEATEKLRELFPDVKVIILSIHDDESYVFETLRKGANGYLLKDMEAESLINAIRSVHEGHAFIHPKVTGKLIMQLRRMTYLNETGAMSEGASKEAGVKFVAGDNNPLTRREAEVLRLMAEGKSNKMIGEFLFISEKTVKNHVSSILQKMEVDDRTQAVINSIKYGWVTL
- a CDS encoding S-layer homology domain-containing protein, with amino-acid sequence MKLKRIARKGILGLLIVMLTAQGWLTGWSGVEREAYAAHALSANGITNTVPAVKGTNVDSSVPFVIDFDKPVQKATGTQSSIVIKRLDDNTAMGSVLVSSDQVVIDPTPPITDPTTPDAGDNTPVPATGLRVTITLGKTLPGATYYVEIDNKSFVYADNTAFPGLTNKEWTFSTLGLGSTSLVSRVPDNAAMVSLSTKVVMTFDKPVTAGRGNLIIYQGRVGGTVFEQIPVNAGAPRITGFGTNTITIVPTNNWNNNTTYYIVMPEGYLRDSNENDISAISGNVWGFNIISDPTSLMVSTVSPANGTTNAPLTGNLTVTFNKELDPNYIQNVTLKKSNGATVASKTAINSANNRQLLITPTNALDSNTNYVVDIPANTFRDKAGNTFTGLNGSTSWAFKTLSADTTAPVLKNAKMHSNNTIRLTYDEWLYSTNSLSSTYAVTVNGEKRNVSSTYISGDSVYVVMDTGVAVGQVVRIAYTPGTTGNRLTDQSSNAAAAFGARDVENGLDSVMSKPREGNVYYSTITLYYPETVYITSSDAARQFSVTADQSAVGINSISINGSSVVTLNLSRSITDGEVVRVAYTPGSWPVKDTRGQALAGFSGFYVRNSIDTKPPEFKSAEVSGNKLWMRYNEPLITTNKPLNSQYSVLVDGKPVFVNDSEIENDLVTLTLASAVKDTQNISLSYVPGALRLTDLNNNPAGYLNLTPVTYTYGNGKILSATLQGDTVQINFRDSIQSQSALTASQFSVVIGNSTTTVLSASASGSVVTLKVDTSAVTSTAIQTGTVSYVPGAVPLRDASNVTVEAFGPLTLQQTNNSSTSSQTKTLPAWLTELDASSYSQSLLVMNNNTASAESAMSRNNRSTRQFNVDATKLIQTFEYASAVGKTMEPIVFEVPDSESSAYVGFPLNALTQIAASYRTGSIGVKYGDRLWTVPLSNLDLTAMSRSVGTTGASTGVREPSFYVQLETVPVLASGTLDGMLINSGAQKLGNNTDVYLFAFNGNNNQRMELDLKSQLSMKLPANTPTATSVYTYIDPVTLMLSNVPSSFKSTVGGMVIKGQINGNQTVAPVTHTVNYQDTASHWASAVIKELSAKWIISAPNGSFYRPNENISRAEFAELVARGLGLNGEPTAASRFHDVRSGSVTSAYIGAAAEAGIITGNTDGTFKPDRPITREQMALMMVRAMNYGGKTVSLQSSAATTLSKFKDSNKIQSKDSVAKAVQEGIIQGMTARTFEPQGNATRAQAAVMLKRVLDKLGYL